The region CGCTCGGGTAGCTCAGGTCTCCCTTGACGTTCTTCATATCGATCACGAGCGCGTTCATCGGGGTCCGGGCGATGATGTTCAGTGCGTGTTTGAATTGAGGGGTGGAGGGGCCGGCGGTGTGGCGGTTGAGGTAGAGGGCACGCACCTCCGAAGAGGAGTAGCCGAAAAGGCTCAGAGCGTCGGGGGCTTGCGTTTCCGTGATATTCTTGAGTCGGGAAGGGTAAAAGGTATCGTAAGCTGATAGATAAGTTGATAGTAGTAACAAAGAGAGTAGCCAGATTCGGAGCATAAAATTTTTTTCCTTCTTGTAATTGATCGCTCGTTCTATGGAGGATATACCTTGCCAATAATGTATTGGAAACTCTTTTCTATAGGGGCAAGGCATATCCGGGTATATTCGTTATCCTCGCCTCAGGCGCCGAGGATGAATAAGCATTTTATGAAAGGTCGGAAGAAGAGTTCAATCTTTATTCCGACTCTCTTTCTCCTCAATCCCGCTCATTCCGAAGCGTCGGGCCAGCTCCTGCTTGACCCGGTCGGGGGAGAGCTCTCTGGCGCCCAGGCCCACCAGGGCGTGGTAGAGGAGATCCGCCGCTTCGTAGATCACCTGTTCGTCACTCTCCCGGTCGATAGCCACGGCCAATTCATCGGCCTCTTCCCGGATCTTGGAAAGGAGCAGCTCTTTGTCATCGAGGAGCTTTTTGGTCCAGGACTTTTCTCCGCTGGAGGCTTTGCGCTCCAGGATCGTATGGTAGAGGGTGTCGACCACGCCGTAGAGTTTGGCGGTATCCACCTCGGGTTCGCTGACGGTTTTCCCCTGGGTGACGGAGGTGAAGAAACAGCTTTTTCTTCCGGTGTGGCAGGCGACCCCTTTTTGCTTCACTTTGAGCAGGATCGTATCGGCGTCACAGTCAAGCAGCAGGTCCAGGACCTTCTGGGTATGGCCGGAGCTTTCACCCTTTTTCCAGACCCGCTGTTTGGAGCGGCTGAAGTAGTGGGCGTAGCCTGTCTCCAGGGTCAGGCGGTAAGCCTCTTCGTTCATATAGGCGAGCATCAGCACTTCGCCGCTTTCGGCCTCCTGGGCGATGGCGGGGACGAGGGGGTTCTTTTTCCAGTCGATTTGCATTTTTTCACTCCGTGAAAAGTGCTAAGTGCTAAGTGCTAAGTGCTACGAATTTTCGTAACACGTAACACGTAACACTTAACACGGATTTATTGTTGTGCCGAGACGGCTTTTTGTTCCCGGTTTTTGGTGTCGATCCAAATGTTGGGGACGGCACCGCCGGGGGTGAGGAAGATCTTGGCGTCTTTGTTGACCTTGAGGGCGTCATTGAAAGCTCTCTGGGTCTTGATCTGCTCCAGCTGCAGCAGCGACGGAGTCAGGGATTGGGAAATCAGCTTGTTGGCCTTGGCCTGGGCAGTGGCTTCGATGCGGATCTTGTCGGCGAAGCCCTGGGCTTCGATCCGCTTCTTCTGGGCTTCACCCCGGGCGATCTCGGCTTTGCGCTCCGCTTCACGCTTGGCGCGGTCTTTTTGCTGCTCGGCGATCATAACGTTTTGCTTCTCGGCCTGGAGCTCTTCGATCTTGGCTTTGATCTTGGGAGGCAGCTCGATATTTCGTAGCTCCACGGAGTCGAGGACCACGGGTTTGCCGGGGATCGACTCCACGGCTTTTCGGACCCGCTGCTGGATCTCCCGGGCGATCTCGGTGCGCTTCTGGGGAAGGTTCTCGGCGGCGTATTTGCCGATGACGTCGCGGACGATCTCCCGGACCTTGGTGTTGATGATCTTGTCTTCCCAGCCGGTTCCCCACGTCGCGATGGTCCGGGGGGCTGTCTCAGGACGCAGATGGTACTGCACCGCCAGGTCGATATCGACATCAAGCCCCCGGGAGTCCATGACCCGGATGGCGGGATTGCGCTTGAGGCCCCCTTCGTAGCGGGAATATCCCTCGCTGACGTTGGGGCGGGTCTGGTTGGAGTAGGTGATCATCCGCACCCGGGTATTGACGGGGATGATCTTTTCAAAGACCGGGATGAAAAAGTGCAGACCCGGTTTGAGGGGCTTGTCCTGGAATTTTCCCGTCACGACCTTGATGCCGACCTCTCCCGAGTTGATGATCGTGTAGGGTTTGAAGGTGAGGAAGGCGAGGATCAGGACCAGGATGATCCCGCCGATGACGAGATAGCGGTTGGTATTTTCACCTCCGAAAGGGCTTTCAAAACCGCTCCCACCCCCGGTATTTCCGCCGCCGGAGTTGTTTTCTTCCGGTTCAGGTTTGGAAGGTTTGCGTTTTTTGAAATAGTCGTTAAGGTCAGCGGGCATAAATTTCCTTCTTTGGTGAATGGTTAATAGTGAATGATGAGATGATAATTGATCTCTGACATTTACTCTAGATAAATGTCAGATAGTGTTTGTACTTCTCGTTGCGTCCGTAGACGACGTCGAAGTAGACGCTCTGGAGCTTTTCGGTCACGGGGCCGCGGCGGCCGTTGCCGATGATGCGGTGGTCGAGGGAGTTGATGGGGGTCAGCTCGGCGGCGGTTCCGGTGAAGAAGGCTTCGTCGGCGATGTAGATCTCGTCGCGTGTGATGTTGCGCCGTTCGACTTCGATCCCCATATCCGCGGCCAGTTCCAGGACGGTCGCCTGGGTGATGGATTCGAGGGAGTTGTCGTTGGGGGGAGAGATGAGCTTGCCGTCCCGGACGATGAAGAGGCACTCTCCGGTTCCTTCGGCGGCGAAGCCGTTTTCGTCGAGCATCAGCGCCTCTTCGAAGCCGTTCTCGATCGCTTCGTATTTGGCCATCTGGCTGTTGAGGTAGTTGGCGGCGGCTTTGGCTTTGCCGAAGGTGGAGCGGTTGGGGTTGCGAGTGATGGAAGAGGTGCAGACTTTGATGCCGTTCTCCAGGCCCTCTTCGCCGAGGTAGGCTCCCCACTCCCAGGCGGCGATCATGGTCTGCACGGGGGCGTGCTTGTGGTAGAGCCCCATAACGCCATAGCCCAGGTAGATCAGCGGGCGGATGTAGACATTGGCGGAGAAATCGTTGGCCCGCAGCAGGTCGATATGGGCCTGTTTGACGGTTTCGTAGTCGATATTTGGCTCGATGGCGACGATCTTGGCACTGTTGTAGAGGCGGCGGCAGTGGTCCTCCAGGCGGAAGATCGCCAGGCCCTCTTTGGTCTGATAGGCGCGGGTCCCCTCGAAGACGGCGTTGCCGTAGTGGAGGGTGTGGGTCAGGACGTGGACTTTGGCTTCGTGCCAAGGAACCATCTCTCCATCCATCCAGATAAGCTTAGCTTCGTTCATAGTCTAACTCCCGTAGAAAAATCTCTCCGGCATCACTGAAAGCAGGGTGTCGGAAAAGTCGGTAGATAGTTTATCGAAAGGGGGCTGAGAGGGGAATGGATGGGGGTATGCCATTGTTTTTAGGGAGATAAGTTAGAATGTCATTAGAAATAGATTTAAATCTAATGAAAGGCGGAGATGAAACGGAACAGACCCGAGCCGACCGGTAGAGAGATCAAATTGAGCAAGAAGAGGATCATCGTCAGCAAAACCGATATGAAAGGGGTCATTCTCTACGCCAACGATTACTTCTCCGAAGTATGCGGGTATAAAGAGGTGGAGTTGATCGGGCAGCCCCATAATATTATTCGCCATCCCGATATGCCCAAGGCGGTCTTCTACCTCTTATGGCAGACAATCCAGCGGGGAGAGAATATCACGGCCGTGGTCAAAAACCTGGCCAAAAACGGGGACCACTACTGGGTCGTCACCGACTTCGAGATTCTACGCGATAGTATGGGGAATATCTATCAGTATATCGCCTACCGACGCCCTGTCTCTCCCCAAATCCTGCAGGAGATTGAGCCCCTTTATGCCAAAATGCTCGAGATCGAGAAGGTCCACGATATGAAAACCTCGGTCGAATACCTCAGCTCATATCTCCACGAAAAGCAGATGAGTTACAATAGCTATATCAGTGAATTGGCCAAGCCCAAAGGCTTGACTGTCAAACTCTTTGAGCAGATGAAACGGATGTTTACCTGATCGAAGTCGCAGGTCGCAAGCACAGGGCTTTGCCCCTCAAGGCGCAAGTGGATTAGTCACTGGTCATTAGTCATTGGTCATTGGGAGATAGGGTAGAGATGATTTACCGACTCTAGTTACTAGTTACTTGTCTCTCAACGCTCAGCGCTCAACTCTTAACGCTTCACTTCCCTAAAATCTCAATCTTTCTTTTCTTCATAATGTAACTGCAATCCATCGCTGGTCATCACAAAGCCGCTGATGACGATTTCGCCCCGGTGGACCATTTCGTGGTGTTTTTTGCAGAGGGGGATGAGGTTGTAGCGGTGGTTTTTGTGGAAGTGGGCGATATTGCCCGCCTCGTCGGCCGACTTCTGGGGGGCGATGTGGTGAACCTCGTCCACTGGAGCGTCGCAGAGGGCGCAGCGGGTGACGAAGAGCTCTTTGTGGTATTTGCTCCGTTTTTTCTTTTTGAGTTTTTTGAGTTCGCTGCCGCCACCCGTGAGCGTTTCGCGGATCTCGGCGGCCCGGCGCAGGAAGGTTTCGTCCATATGAAGGCTGCGGGCGAACTCCAGGCCGTAGAGGGAGTCTCCCAAGCCGATTTTGAGCTTGCGGTCGTAGATGAGCCGGTCGGTCGCGGCATCGTAACGCACTCCCAGGTGGAGGAAGATCAGCCGTTTGAGTTTACGGATCTCTTCGACCTCGGCCAGCTGATGCAGATGGCTGGCGAAGATGAAGCGGGCTCCCAGCTCCTCCAGTCTCAAGATGGCGCTGCTGACGATCGCCAGGGCCGAGAGGGTCTCCGTCCCTTGGCTGATCTCATCGCCCAGGACCAAAGAACGCTCGTCGGCGCGGTTGAAGATGTTTTTGAGTTCCAGCATCTCCACGCTGAAAGTGCTTAGACCCTTGTAGAGGTTGTCCCGGCTGACGATCCGGGTGAAGAGCTTGTGGAAGATCCCCATCCGCAGCTCCACCGCCGGGATGAAAAAGCCCGCTTGGGCCAGGATCACCGCCAGACCCACGCTCTTCATCAGGGAGGATTTTCCCGAAGAGTTGATGCCGTAAAGCAACACGCCACGCACCTCTTCGCCGCCGGAAGCGTCCAGCATAATGTGGTCGTGCTCTGTGCCGTTGGGTTCACCGAGATAGACATCGTTGGGGATGTAGATGCCGTGCTTTTCGTTGGCTTCGATGATGGGGTGACGCAGGGCGACGGCTTCGAAAAAGTTTCCTTCTTCCAGGATGGGGCGGCTCAGCCGCATCCAGCGGGCGCAGCGGGCGTTGCTGACGGCCACATCGATTTCGGCGATGAAGGCGACCAGCCGCTCGAGCAGCAGAGAGTGGCGTCGTTCGATCTCTTCGAGGCTGAGGGTGTAGCGCTCTTTGACCCGGGCGATGAGCTTGACCCGGTCGGTCTCGATGCGCCGGGTGATCTCTTCGAAGATCGGGGCGTGGATCTTGACGACGCTCTTGAGGAT is a window of Nitratifractor salsuginis DSM 16511 DNA encoding:
- a CDS encoding branched-chain amino acid transaminase → MNEAKLIWMDGEMVPWHEAKVHVLTHTLHYGNAVFEGTRAYQTKEGLAIFRLEDHCRRLYNSAKIVAIEPNIDYETVKQAHIDLLRANDFSANVYIRPLIYLGYGVMGLYHKHAPVQTMIAAWEWGAYLGEEGLENGIKVCTSSITRNPNRSTFGKAKAAANYLNSQMAKYEAIENGFEEALMLDENGFAAEGTGECLFIVRDGKLISPPNDNSLESITQATVLELAADMGIEVERRNITRDEIYIADEAFFTGTAAELTPINSLDHRIIGNGRRGPVTEKLQSVYFDVVYGRNEKYKHYLTFI
- a CDS encoding SPFH domain-containing protein, with the translated sequence MPADLNDYFKKRKPSKPEPEENNSGGGNTGGGSGFESPFGGENTNRYLVIGGIILVLILAFLTFKPYTIINSGEVGIKVVTGKFQDKPLKPGLHFFIPVFEKIIPVNTRVRMITYSNQTRPNVSEGYSRYEGGLKRNPAIRVMDSRGLDVDIDLAVQYHLRPETAPRTIATWGTGWEDKIINTKVREIVRDVIGKYAAENLPQKRTEIAREIQQRVRKAVESIPGKPVVLDSVELRNIELPPKIKAKIEELQAEKQNVMIAEQQKDRAKREAERKAEIARGEAQKKRIEAQGFADKIRIEATAQAKANKLISQSLTPSLLQLEQIKTQRAFNDALKVNKDAKIFLTPGGAVPNIWIDTKNREQKAVSAQQ
- the hisIE gene encoding bifunctional phosphoribosyl-AMP cyclohydrolase/phosphoribosyl-ATP diphosphatase HisIE; its protein translation is MQIDWKKNPLVPAIAQEAESGEVLMLAYMNEEAYRLTLETGYAHYFSRSKQRVWKKGESSGHTQKVLDLLLDCDADTILLKVKQKGVACHTGRKSCFFTSVTQGKTVSEPEVDTAKLYGVVDTLYHTILERKASSGEKSWTKKLLDDKELLLSKIREEADELAVAIDRESDEQVIYEAADLLYHALVGLGARELSPDRVKQELARRFGMSGIEEKESRNKD
- a CDS encoding PAS domain-containing protein, whose translation is MKRNRPEPTGREIKLSKKRIIVSKTDMKGVILYANDYFSEVCGYKEVELIGQPHNIIRHPDMPKAVFYLLWQTIQRGENITAVVKNLAKNGDHYWVVTDFEILRDSMGNIYQYIAYRRPVSPQILQEIEPLYAKMLEIEKVHDMKTSVEYLSSYLHEKQMSYNSYISELAKPKGLTVKLFEQMKRMFT